A window of Euwallacea fornicatus isolate EFF26 chromosome 13, ASM4011564v1, whole genome shotgun sequence contains these coding sequences:
- the LOC136342803 gene encoding mucin-2-like isoform X1: MKLILCFVLFLCWVEINGQRSRTNQDASKEAQAPTRSRGKSRFSTTEEFAQLSEEPVRTTSNRRASTRTRIHSNNPKAAADRRSRPTEAPKTYSVEEINNDSPIDSFVRRSKPRVLSESRFEVSSSRPQTFEASSPLVEVEEIGFGSTARAILQSRGETPPPKTTTPVVDEQYLLTNFGSTIRSLAAASRNAQSGFLSQRPSLIRSEAPILNAEDIPSRRNSIRAEPLPSLRGSEVTPAPVRSRSRTSRPKPETPITERPIVEEYVPVETEEPVIVEGLDVATEADFGDIVLPLEEEVKTVPPPPSTTTTKRPGRRNGSRSRVFEEVDNGATARSRSRTRPSEVTRQRAAPRRKVDDTLGAESTYRGPSVFTANEQNSKPRPGRKIDSKFERVPVSISDVTTPRSIRQGVRRSETTTTPSSITPSISRMVRGRGNIRSRVVKPVAAEPSAIPPRRNESARRASVGSNSNRKESSTTQASSRRRGGRFQVPESTTQTEHSTARTSRSSQRFRSRQPDMPPNIDESKLEVLPLFERESKTLVSSPVIRPKSKPSINRRSGIDHMHVSATENDVKFVEKPTTNGATRVSVTKTESVQSSTISTPLASSTSLPVVKESVIAEVNQVISKSTITRRKKVPKAKAAEILSRGTKKAEIKLTDVGKKKKSSEEEIGEDDNYPAPFKALIQSKKSKEEPKSGSFTSTTSTTASTTKAIVTSSTASPRTSSFSARAITTLSSRKPKKLNGAIIETDNELDSKSTTTTRPIRPKFSEKPKIGRQKDKLMLKPSIVRPSLEKLKTTATPRKIYTTREYTDHHAKRKALRSTASPPSTTPLSSVNEAKFSAKFMEKETSEAKKSKLDVLSQDTKSAFIKKPTGNFSRYSSRYRSDASTRSTVLKATTQAPFYIPTIPTPAYVPTVPTITPPTPPVEDGIEAVKDRDLGVEVISFDDPVNTIPSADLVNGEFLTTDRNLKMSPTVKDGMTEKPVSIIERIINSITMISTTAAPSSAAIPVTTEANGNSAILKLASKKPTASNDKTKPDVRTNIIETITSEKPTTIIEKIRSSLSAIQTNEVGTDLEPSSTTPLSIVTTKYSAKFRGGSVGTAELPAPLPLSTSVNPLSVLDQIGENQVIEQKTIGKLLDILNGLVSPPPSSETPDNLVVVTPKSFTNGGFVSTTFSPQEPIEAITISDPILAGVTTPVYISSSVNTAVTTDVPSTTLLSEAETLTSTESITTTTELPSTTMQESSTDESSSTQTTLLNIPFQVSPGSVSIFSANDLLSNSVTPDHNTVTIASRVGFDNTVLTSTDESTTTTDTSTVSAEATTTVLTTTTVLTSTDVLTSTVPTSTSSSNISNSSSRAGRVLSENVGVPIDDNSIEGSTPSTTTSTTPDYFIFAVLNNNTVLRKRPPAVPNKEVPFIVVGLFPNNTVVRRFPNGTIVPMDPIIKVRGFDIRPNPPPLVEITSNQVTDTANGLAPPDSNSITVESNKMARVLQTERRYTSTPRVVITSTTSSPPSSMIMTSTPSTTIPLSTTMQTSSTENVVEIIAVPGETRISKSQTTSANIETSTVPLSSTEDSTLLVSSSTISQSTETIPPSLGEILNGRTVEALNMLIKPQPTPNFKTLEVNQYNEVLNIQDLLSRVNGDVVYRWKPVTKTEYKSIKNSIVNSSTDSTTTTRKETHIFTSPLSTTTEMNPTQSTTSEAFLSTTTLSPRTTTKIPSTTTAKRIESTTTVASTTLPPRTTTTTEVPTFTPASIFPTILTTLFPNFLKVTTPESKIYSTSGPEFSNTIGNRFEELTAAGTTARPTIVLSQTPTSQRISTTTPRTTTTIFTTTSEPSTTTTTTTTTTPKSTIRRTTQAAKLAPTSKEETDKIFDQLKKSGKFNSLNEEQRRNLQEIEKIEQEQAELLKQINLLTKMFGGANARAPNLPPIANPLAGGTANNLANRIIAMAVERDKSHATETTAPPITTTQRTTTQKTTTERPTSKRPNSIQDKLPVTDLEDSTKKTTPSLEDVLRQYNLNGLTTNTPLTSTYGKTDEAVLAAILKEHGIGPTTPKVLGEKVKEAGIFEEVPVTKKPKPKSRAVGTTARPIGGRLMQGLNWLLDILDPPTTKKPISVRKNRAKAPSKEIGADEELLTNQPTRITPMVTAAPVTKPSLSQEEIQVLIKQLEAVQNNPNAADQLDFSKITSLHNLINVNEGVQVTHAGQHGATSRATPRPQRTTTLSPIVAEIPIRPRFSTVSTVSVSNSIDDLELDVTTPRPRPLPPVSLNPIPGIDDQGDSMVRSNLLTAAVNVTRAISSFLGSAIQDAAQQVRSVFYTGTSGVLSSLSSGSGVPSIAGASSSSSVN; the protein is encoded by the exons AACCAAGATGCATCCAAAGAAGCTCAAGCGCCCACGCGAAGTAGGGGAAAGTCCAGGTTTTCGACCACTGAAGAATTTGCTCAGTTATCTGAGGAACCTGTTAGAACCACATCAAATAGAAGAGCCTCCACTAGAACGAGAATACATTCAAATAACCCTAAAGCGGCTGCTGATAGACGGTCTCGACCTACTGAAGCTCCTAAAACTTATTCAGtagaagaaattaataacGACTCTCCTATAGACTCGTTTGTTAGGCGGAGCAAACCTAGAGTGCTTTCTGAAAGCAGATTTGAAGTCTCCTCATCTAGACCTCAGACATTCGAAGCCTCCAGTCCTTTAGTTGAAGTAGAGGAGATTGGGTTCGGAAGTACTGCTAGGGCAATACTACAATCCCGAGGGGAAACTCCTCCTCCAAAGACCACTACTCCAGTTGTAGATGAACAGTATTTGCTTACCAACTTTGGCAGCACTATAAGATCATTAGCTGCAGCATCCAGAAACGCTCAGTCAGGATTTTTAAGCCAACGACCTAGTCTTATACGGTCAGAAGCTCCAATTTTGAATGCAGAAGACATTCCGTCCCGCAGAAACTCTATTAGAGCTGAACCTTTACCTTCATTAAGAGGCTCCGAAGTCACTCCAGCTCCAGTAAGATCGAGGAGTAGGACCTCACGTCCTAAACCTGAAACTCCAATCACAGAGAGACCTATTGTTGAGGAATATGTACCCGTAGAAACTGAAGAACCGGTGATTGTGGAAGGCTTGGATGTGGCTACAGAAGCTGATTTTGGAGACATTGTTTTACCATTGGAAGAAGAGGTAAAAACCGTACCCCCTCCCCCTTCTACCACTACAACAAAGAGGCCTGGAAGAAGAAATGGCTCAAGATCTAGGGTTTTTGAGGAAGTTGATAATGGGGCGACTGCAAGGTCGAGATCGCGCACTAGACCTAGTGAAGTTACCAGACAGAGAGCTGCTCCTAGAAGAAAAGTGGATGATACATTGGGGGCTGAAAGCACTTATCGAGGACCTTCAGTGTTCACTGCAAATGAGCAAAACTCCAAACCTCGCCCTGGCAGGAAAATTGATAGTAAATTTGAAAGGGTACCTGTGAGCATTAGTGACGTCACTACTCCTAGAAGTATCAGACAAGGAGTAAGAAGATCTGAGACAACTACTACTCCTTCTTCTATTACCCCTAGTATTAGTAGGATGGTTAGAGGGCGTGGTAATATAAGAAGTAGGGTTGTCAAACCTGTTGCTGCTGAACCAAGTGCAATTCCTCCTAGACGAAATGAGAGTGCTAGGAGAGCTTCCGTTGGTTCTAATTCAAACCGAAAAGAGAGTTCTACAACTCAAGCGTCATCTAGGAGGAGGGGTGGTAGGTTTCAAGTACCTGAGTCTACCACTCAAACAGAGCATTCCACGGCTAGAACAAGTAGGAGTAGCCAGAGGTTTCGGAGTAGGCAACCAGACATGCCTCCTAACATAGATGAAtcaaaattggaagttttACCATTATTTGAAAGAGAATCTAAGACTCTGGTCTCATCTCCGGTCATTAGACCAAAATCAAAACCTTCCATAAATCGTAGAAGTGGGATTGATCACATGCATGTAAGTGCAACCGAAAACGATGTAAAGTTTGTTGAGAAACCCACCACCAATGGAGCCACTAGAGTCAGTGTTACAAAAACTGAGAGTGTGCAAAGCAGTACTATCAGTACTCCCCTAGCATCTTCAACTTCACTTCCAGTTGTAAAGGAATCTGTAATTGCTGAAGTGAATCAAGTGATATCGAAGAGTACCATAACGAGAAGGAAAAAAGTGCCCAAAGCTAAGGCTGCCGAAATCCTGTCTAGGGGTACCAAGAAGGCAGAAATTAAACTCACAGATGTaggaaaaaagaagaaaagttcTGAAGAGGAAATCGGCGAAGACGATAATTACCCGGCTCCATTTAAAGCTTTGATTCAGTCGAAGAAAAGCAAG GAAGAACCAAAGTCAGGGTCATTTACAAGCACGACTAGCACTACTGCATCTACTACGAAAGCAATCGTGACTTCCAGTACGGCTTCACCTAGAACATCGTCCTTCTCAGCTCGTGCCATCACGACGTTATCTTCAAGAAAACCTAAGAAGCTCAATGGGGCC ATCATTGAAACCGACAACGAGCTAGATTCTAAATCGACCACGACAACCCGACCAATAAGACCGAAGTTTTCGGAGAAGCCAAAAATTGGAAGACAAAAGGATAAATTGATGCTGAAACCTTCCATTGTGAGGCCAAGTTTGGAGAAATTGAAAACTACTGCTACTCCAAGGAAAATTTACACCACCAGAGAGTATACTGACCACCACGCTAAAAGGAAAGCTCTCAGGTCCACTGCTTCACCCCCGTCAACCACCCCTCTCAGTTCCGTTAATGAGGCCAAGTTCTCTGCCAAATTCATGGAAAAGGAGACGAGTGAAGCCAAAAAGAGCAAATTAGACGTGCTCAGTCAG GACACGAAATCTGCATTTATCAAAAAACCCACCGGTAACTTCAGCAGGTACAGCTCCAGATACCGCAGCGATGCTTCTACTAGAAGTACCGTGCTGAAAGCCACCACACAAGCCCCATTTTACATTCCCACCATACCCACCCCTGCGTACGTACCCACAGTGCCCACCATCACCCCACCTACACCACCG GTCGAAGACGGGATTGAAGCAGTAAAAGACCGCGACTTGGGGGTGGAAGTTATCAGTTTCGATGATCCTGTTAACACCATTCCATCGGCCGACTTGGTTAATGGAGAATTTCTGACTACGGACAGAAATCTTAAAATGTCCCCAACG gtCAAGGATGGCATGACTGAGAAACCCGTGTCTATAATCGAGAGGATCATTAACTCAATCACGATGATTTCGACTACTGCAGCCCCTTCTTCGGCTGCAATTCCCGTGACTACTGAAGCCAACGGCAACTCGGCCATTTTGAAGTTGGCTTCGAAAAAACCGACTGCCAGCAACGACAAGACTAAACCTGACGTTCGTACTAACATAATCGAGACTATAACCAGCGAAAAACCGACTACGATTATCGAGAAAATCCGAAGTTCCTTGTCTGCTATCCAAACGAACGAAGTAGGTACAGATCTCGAACCTTCTTCCACCACTCCGCTGTCCATTGTCACTACTAAATATTCGGCAAAATTTAGGGGTGGTTCTGTAGGTACTGCTGAGCTTCCTGCACCACTGCCTTTAAGCACTTCTGTAAATCCTTTGAGCGTATTAGATCAAATCGGCGAAAATCAGGTGATTGAACAAAAAACTATCGGAAAGTTGCTGGACATTCTTAACGGATTGGTGTCCCCACCACCCTCCAGTGAAACCCCGGACAATTTAGTAGTGGTCACCCCCAAGTCTTTTACCAACGGGGGTTTCGTGTCTACCACGTTTTCTCCGCAAGAGCCCATCGAGGCAATCACTATTAGTGATCCGATATTGGCGGGCGTTACTACTCCTGTATATATTTCTTCGAGTGTAAATACAGCTGTCACAACGGACGTGCCAAGCACCACACTTCTTTCTGAAGCTGAAACACTTACCAGCACTGAATCTATCACCACCACAACGGAATTACCTAGTACCACTATGCAAGAATCTTCCACAGATGAGTCTTCATCCACACAAACCACACTTTTGAACATTCCATTTCAAGTGAGTCCCGGCAGTGTATCTATTTTTTCTGCTAACGACTTATTGTCTAATTCCGTAACTCCCGATCATAACACTGTTACTATAGCGAGTAGAGTAGGATTTGATAACACTGTGCTAACTTCTACTGATGAGTCTACGACTACCACTGACACTAGCACAGTGTCTGCGGAGGCCACTACAACTGTGTTAACCACTACTACTGTGTTAACTTCCACTGATGTGTTAACCTCTACAGTGCCTACCAGCACTTCATCTTCTAACATCTCTAATTCGTCCTCGAGGGCTGGTAGAGTCCTGTCTGAGAACGTGGGAGTACCGATAGACGACAATAGCATAGAGGGCTCCACGCCCTCCACGACGACTTCTACCACTCCTGACTACTTCATTTTTGCCGTTCTTAACAATAATACAGTTTTGCGCAAACGCCCTCCGGCCGTGCCTAATAAAGAGGTCCCGTTCATCGTAGTGGGACTGTTCCCGAATAACACCGTTGTAAGGAGGTTCCCCAACGGAACCATTGTTCCTATGGACCCCATTATAAAGGTTAGAGGCTTTGATATCAGGCCCAATCCCCCACCATTGGTAGAAATAACAAGTAACCAAGTAACAGATACCGCCAATGGATTGGCTCCCCCGGACAGTAATTCAATTACG gtTGAGTCGAATAAAATGGCTCGGGTACTACAGACCGAGCGACGTTACACATCCACACCTAGGGTTGTAATTACTAGTACCACTTCTAGTCCGCCGTCTAGCATGATTATGACTAGTACCCCTAGCACTACTATCCCTCTTAGTACTACTATGCAAACTTCTAGCACTGAGAATGTAGTCGAAATCATAGCGGTACCCGGCGAGACGAGAATTAGTAAATCACAAACGACGAGTGCTAATATCGAAACTAGCACGGTACCGCTGAGTAGCACGGAAGATAGCACTCTGCTAGTATCTTCCAGCACGATTTCGCAAAGCACTGAAACCATACCACCTTCTTTAGGGGAAATTTTGAACGGACGGACTGTCGAGGCTCTAAATATGTTGATTAAGCCTCAGCCGACTCCTAATTTTAAGACTCTAGAAGTCAATCAG TATAATGAGGTTTTGAATATACAAGACTTGTTAAGTCGAGTCAATGGGGATGTGGTGTATCGCTGGAAGCCGGTCACCAAAACTGAGTATAAAAGCATTAAG AACTCTATAGTTAATAGTAGCACTGATTCGACTACTACTACCAGAAaagaaacacacatctttacTTCTCCTCTTTCAACTACCACTGAGATGAATCCTACTCAATCGACTACTTCTGAGGCG TTTTTGTCAACAACAACCCTGTCCCCTAGAACTACGACCAAAATACCAAGCACAACCACTGCAAAGAGAATTGAAAGTACCACTACCGTCGCTTCAACCACTCTCCCACCAAGAACTACCACTACCACGGAGGTGCCTACATTTACTCCTGCTTCAATATTCCCGACCATTTTGACTactttatttccaaactttcTCAAAGTGACGACACCTGAAAGCAAGATTTACAGCACTAGCGGACCCGAATTTTCTAATACCATTGGAAATCGATTCGAAGAGTTAACGGCTGCTGGTACCACT GCGCGACCTACAATTGTGCTATCGCAAACTCCAACATCACAAagaatttcgacaacaacgcCTAGAACTACAACCACAATTTTTACAACTACTAGCGAACCTAGTACCACAACCACCACCACTACTACTACGACTCCTAAATCCACAATCAGGAGGACCACTCAGGCAGCTAAACTGGCCCCGACCAGCAAAGAAGAGACGGATAAGATTTTTGATCAGTTGAAAAAAAGCGGCAAATTTAATAGTTTGAATGAGGAGCAACGCAGGAATTTACAGGAAATTGAGAAGATTGAGCAGGAACAAGCTGAGCTGTTAAAGCAGATTAATTTGCTCACAAAAATG TTTGGAGGGGCGAATGCGAGAGCTCCAAATTTGCCTCCAATAGCAAATCCTCTCGCTGGAGGGACTGCAAATAATCTGGCCAATAGA ATCATTGCAATGGCCGTTGAACGAGACAAGTCTCATGCGACTGAAACCACCGCCCCTCCAATCACAACAACACAGAGGACTACCACACAAAAAACAACCACAGAAAGGCCTACAAGCAAACGTCCCAATTCGATTCAGGACAAGCTACCTGTGACGGATTTAGAGGACAGCACGAAGAAGACTACTCCCTCCTTGGAGGACGTCCTGAGGCAATATAACCTGAACGGACTGACCACCAACACCCCCCTTACTTCCACTTACGGGAAAACTGACGAGGCAGTTTTGGCAGCTATTTTGAAGGAACACGGGATTGGGCCTACTACTCCAAAAGTTCTTGGGGAGAAAGTTAAAGAGGCC ggGATATTCGAAGAGGTTCCAGTAACGAAGAAACCGAAACCCAAATCTAGGGCTGTTGGTACTACCGCAAGACCCATCGGGGGTAGGTTGATGCAGGGGCTTAATTGGCTGCTAGATATCTTGGACCCTCCTACCACGAAAAAGCCAATTTCAGTTCGAAAAAACAGAGCTAAAGCACCTTCAAAGGAAATCGGGGCTGACGAGGAATTACTGACCAATCAACCCACTCGGATTACGCCCATGGTGACGGCAGCTCCGGTCACTAAGCCTAGTTTATCACAAGAAGAGATACAG GTGTTAATCAAGCAATTAGAGGCTGTTCAGAATAATCCTAATGCGGCTGATCAActagatttttccaaaataacgAGTTTACATAATCTGATAAATGTGAATGAGGGGGTTCAAGTTACACATGCAGGGCAGCACGGTGCTACCTCAAGAGCCACACCTAG GCCCCAAAGAACCACAACACTCAGCCCTATCGTGGCTGAAATCCCGATAAGACCGCGCTTTTCCACGGTGTCCACTGTCAGCGTCAGCAACAGTATTGATGACCTGGAACTGGATGTGACCACACCTAGGCCGCGCCCTTTGCCGCCAGTTAGTTTAAACCCGATCCCTGGAATCGACGACCAGGGCGACTCAATGGTCAGGAGCAATTTGCTGACCGCAGCTGTCAATGTTACCAGAGCTATATCTAGTTTCCTGGGATCTGCCATACAA GACGCCGCTCAGCAAGTTAGAAGCGTATTTTATACCGGTACCTCTGGTGTGTTGAGCAGTCTTTCCTCAGGTTCTGGGGTGCCCAGTATTGCGGGTGCCAGCAGCAGTTCTAGTGTTaactga